The following proteins come from a genomic window of Sebastes fasciatus isolate fSebFas1 chromosome 6, fSebFas1.pri, whole genome shotgun sequence:
- the angptl2b gene encoding angiopoietin-related protein 2b — protein sequence MEPPSMVLLGLLVVYGLACGAQQTQGSPSGNSHGKDRTQVFESSEDDLEKGFFYAGRSKRAPAEQPQDKCSYTFIVPQQKVTGAICVNSKEPEAMLENRVNKQELELLNVELQKQKRQIETLQQLVEVDGGIVNEVKLLRKESRNMNSRVTQLYMQLLHEIIRKRDNALELAQMENKILNQTSEMQQLTGRYKDLEHKYQHLASLATNQSTLIALLEEQCQSRPPPRHHVPVVPQPRPQPPPPSPPLNKPYQPPVIPRTNKPISNEIQSDQKSQPPLPTMPTGTHSPSTTDKPSGPFKDCLQALEDGHTTSGMYLVKPDNANRLMQVWCDQRHDPGGWTVIQRRVDGSVNFFRNWETYKQGFGNIDGEYWLGLENIYWLTNQANYKLLVTLEDWSGRKVFAEYASFRVEPEADFYKLRVGRYHGNAGDSLTWHNGKQFTTLDRDHDAYTGNCAHYQKGGWWYNSCAHSNLNGVWYRGGHYRSRYQDGVYWAEFRGGAYSLKKVVMMIRPNPNTFH from the exons ATGGAGCCCCCTTCAATGGTCCTGCTGGGGCTCCTTGTTGTTTATGGACTAGCCTGCGGTGCCCAGCAGACTCAGGGGAGTCCGTCGGGCAACAGCCACGGCAAGGACAGGACCCAAGTATTTGAGAGCAGTGAGGATGATTTAGAGAAAGGATTTTTCTATGCTGGAAGGAGCAAGCGCGCTCCAGCCGAACAGCCACAGGACAAGTGCTCCTACACTTTCATTGTGCCTCAACAAAAAGTGACCGGAGCCATCTGCGTCAACTCCAAGGAGCCGGAGGCCATGCTGGAGAATCGGGTGAACAAACAGGAGCTGGAGCTGCTAAACGTTGAGCTGCAGAAACAGAAGAGGCAGATCGAGACCCTGCAGCAGTTGGTGGAGGTGGACGGAGGTATTGTCAATGAGGTCAAGCTTCTGAGGAAGGAGAGCCGAAACATGAACTCCAGAGTCACTCAGCTGTACATGCAGCTGCTCCACGAGATCATCAGGAAGAGGGACAATGCCCTCGAGTTGGCTCAGATGGAGAACAAGATCCTGAACCAAACCTCCGAGATGCAACAGCTCACCGGTCGGTACAAGGATCTCGAGCACAAGTACCAGCACTTGGCATCTTTGGCCACCAACCAATCGACTCTTATTGCCCTGTTGGAGGAGCAGTGCCAGAGTCGCCCGCCCCCTCGTCATCACGTGCCCGTCGTCCCCCAGCCACGGCCTCAGCCACCTCCGCCATCGCCACCTCTCAACAAGCCTTACCAGCCACCCGTCATTCCACGAACCAACAAGCCAATCAGCAACGAGATCCAGAGTGACCAGAAATCTCAACCGCCACTTCCAACGATGCCCACCGGCACACACAGCCCCTCCACCACCGACAAGCCCTCTG GGCCATTTAAGGATTGTCTGCAGGCTCTGGAAGACGGCCACACTACCAGCGGCATGTACCTGGTGAAGCCGGACAACGCCAACCGGCTTATGCAGGTGTGGTGCGACCAGAGACACGACCCAGGCGGCTGGACCGTGATCCAGAGGAGGGTGGACGGCTCCGTCAACTTCTTCAGGAACTGGGAGACGTACAAG CAAGGTTTTGGCAACATTGATGGCGAGTACTGGCTGGGTCTGGAGAACATCTACTGGCTGACTAACCAGGCAAACTACAAACTGCTGGTCACGCTGGAGGACTGGTCTGGCAGGAAGGTGTTTGCGGAGTATGCCAGCTTCAGAGTGGAGCCCGAGGCCGACTTCTACAAGCTAAGGGTGGGCCGTTACCACGGCAACGCCGGAGACTCCCTCACCTGGCATAATGGCAAACAGTTCACAACACTGGACAGAGACCACGATGCATATACAg GCAATTGTGCCCACTACCAGAAGGGAGGCTGGTGGTACAACTCTTGCGCCCATTCAaatttgaatggagtttggtacCGAGGAGGACACTACCGCAGCCGCTACCAAGATGGAGTCTACTGGGCTGAGTTCAGAGGAGGAGCCTATTCACTAAAGAAAGTGGTCATGATGATCCGTCCGAACCCAAACACCTTCCACTAA